In Streptomyces sp. NBC_01439, the following are encoded in one genomic region:
- a CDS encoding HTTM domain-containing protein yields MDAVRRARGAAGRAVAQITGQALGPYQSAVVRIGFAATWLFFLLREFPNRTELYGPNGPWSWHLAERLIDSNHAFTVLMWSDSELWFELVYAVSVLASAGLMLGWRTRATSVLFMVGVLSLQNRSVFMGDGGDNVIHLMAIYLVLTRCAQVWSLDARRARTHGSATAGAAGPVLWGVLGAVFVFGGGTGRFGYGWLAAFAAVWVACGLWWLVDRHEPEGEARAVLDVLANVLHNAGMLVIMAEVCLIYATAGWYKIQGSRWQDGTALYYPLGLDYFTPWPALSALVAGSGTLVMLLSYGTVAVQVAFPFTLFNRRIKNVLLALMMLEHAGIAVLLGLPFFSLAMIAADAVFLPTGFLVWLGARAAVRRRRAVEPVADPAEPVPVPVVVPVPEQR; encoded by the coding sequence GTGGACGCTGTGAGGCGCGCCCGCGGGGCGGCGGGACGGGCGGTCGCCCAGATCACCGGGCAGGCACTGGGCCCGTACCAGAGCGCCGTGGTCCGCATCGGCTTCGCCGCGACCTGGCTCTTCTTCCTGCTGCGCGAGTTCCCGAACCGCACCGAGTTGTACGGGCCGAACGGGCCGTGGAGCTGGCACCTCGCGGAGCGGCTGATCGATTCCAACCACGCCTTCACGGTGCTGATGTGGTCGGACTCGGAGCTGTGGTTCGAGCTCGTCTACGCGGTGTCCGTGCTGGCCAGCGCGGGGCTGATGCTGGGCTGGCGAACGCGGGCGACGTCCGTGCTCTTCATGGTCGGCGTGCTGTCGCTGCAGAACCGCAGCGTGTTCATGGGCGACGGCGGGGACAACGTCATCCACCTGATGGCGATCTACCTGGTGCTGACCCGGTGCGCGCAGGTCTGGTCGCTGGACGCGCGCAGGGCCCGTACGCACGGCTCGGCCACGGCCGGGGCGGCCGGGCCGGTGCTGTGGGGCGTGTTGGGCGCGGTGTTCGTCTTCGGCGGGGGCACCGGCCGGTTCGGCTACGGCTGGCTGGCGGCGTTCGCGGCGGTGTGGGTGGCCTGCGGGCTGTGGTGGCTGGTCGACCGCCACGAGCCGGAGGGCGAGGCGCGGGCGGTCCTGGACGTCCTGGCCAATGTGCTGCACAACGCGGGCATGCTGGTGATCATGGCGGAGGTCTGCCTGATCTACGCGACGGCGGGCTGGTACAAGATTCAGGGGTCCCGGTGGCAGGACGGGACGGCCCTGTACTACCCGCTGGGGCTGGACTACTTCACCCCGTGGCCGGCGCTGTCGGCGCTGGTGGCGGGGAGCGGGACGCTGGTGATGCTGCTGTCGTACGGCACGGTGGCGGTGCAGGTGGCGTTCCCGTTCACGCTGTTCAACCGGCGGATCAAGAACGTGCTGCTGGCGCTGATGATGCTCGAGCACGCGGGGATCGCGGTGCTGCTGGGGCTGCCGTTCTTCTCGCTGGCGATGATCGCCGCGGACGCGGTGTTCCTGCCGACCGGGTTCCTGGTGTGGCTCGGAGCGCGGGCCGCTGTACGACGTCGGCGCGCGGTGGAGCCGGTGGCGGATCCCGCCGAGCCGGTGCCGGTGCCCGTGGTCGTGCCGGTGCCCGAGCAGCGCTGA
- a CDS encoding DUF5819 family protein: MDSNEHEPAEGAAPPPPRAPGIAGLSAPYRVVAALALGVIAVAACTHLALVFLHVAPSNTLSKQHAETIDRWVYPEFEQNWKLFAPNPLQQNIAVEVRAEFRADYGELVTSSWRDLSAEDGQAIRHSLLPSHTRQNELRRAWDFYTGSHDEDNKPNGERGQLSEEYLRRIALSRLNLRDGTVLRIQLRSATTAVPAPKWSTETTDTQTYYRELPWWTL; the protein is encoded by the coding sequence ATGGATTCGAACGAGCACGAGCCCGCCGAAGGGGCCGCTCCGCCGCCCCCGCGGGCGCCCGGAATCGCCGGTCTGTCCGCCCCGTACCGGGTCGTGGCCGCCCTGGCCCTGGGGGTGATCGCGGTCGCCGCCTGCACGCACCTCGCACTCGTCTTCCTGCACGTGGCCCCGAGCAACACCCTCAGCAAGCAGCACGCGGAAACGATCGACCGGTGGGTCTACCCCGAGTTCGAACAGAACTGGAAGCTGTTTGCCCCGAACCCGCTGCAGCAGAACATCGCCGTGGAGGTGCGCGCGGAGTTCAGGGCCGACTACGGCGAGCTCGTCACCTCCTCCTGGCGCGACCTGAGCGCCGAGGACGGCCAGGCCATCCGGCACAGCCTGCTGCCCAGCCACACCCGGCAGAACGAGCTCCGCCGCGCCTGGGACTTCTACACCGGCTCCCACGACGAGGACAACAAGCCGAACGGCGAGCGCGGGCAGCTGTCCGAGGAGTACCTCCGGCGGATCGCGCTGTCCCGGCTCAACCTGCGGGACGGGACCGTCCTGCGGATCCAGCTGCGCTCGGCCACCACGGCGGTGCCCGCGCCGAAGTGGAGCACCGAGACCACCGACACCCAGACCTACTACCGGGAGCTGCCGTGGTGGACGCTGTGA
- the paaA gene encoding 1,2-phenylacetyl-CoA epoxidase subunit PaaA has product MVAVTPETGPDTALGTDRTDGTGMTADLGAQLAAAFDAAVAADERVEPRDWMPDEYRASLVRQMAQHAHSEIIGMQPEANWITRAPSLRRKAILMAKVQDEAGHGLYLYSAAETLGTSRDELLDKLHSGKQKYSSIFNYPTLTWADVGAIGWLVDGAAITNQVPICRCSYGPYARAMVRICKEESFHQRQGYELLLALSRGTEAQHAMAQDAVDRWWWPSLMMFGPPDDESAHSAQSMAWRIKRHSNDELRQRFVDIAVPQAESLGLTLPDPDLKWNEERGHHDFGAIDWAEFWNVLKGNGPCNEQRIGQRRKAHEEGAWVRDAAAAYARKQTAQQVAQQAAKHAGQNEEARV; this is encoded by the coding sequence ATGGTGGCAGTGACCCCGGAGACGGGGCCGGACACGGCTCTCGGGACAGACAGGACGGACGGGACAGGCATGACTGCTGACCTGGGCGCACAGCTCGCGGCGGCATTCGACGCGGCCGTGGCGGCCGACGAGCGCGTGGAACCGCGCGACTGGATGCCGGACGAGTACCGCGCCTCCCTGGTGCGCCAGATGGCCCAGCACGCCCATTCCGAGATCATCGGCATGCAGCCCGAGGCCAACTGGATCACCCGCGCACCTTCGCTGCGGCGCAAGGCGATCCTGATGGCCAAGGTCCAGGACGAGGCCGGCCACGGCCTGTACCTCTACAGCGCGGCCGAGACCCTCGGCACCAGCCGCGACGAGCTGCTCGACAAGCTCCACTCGGGCAAGCAGAAGTACTCCTCGATCTTCAACTACCCCACCCTGACCTGGGCGGACGTCGGCGCCATCGGCTGGCTCGTGGACGGCGCGGCGATCACCAACCAGGTGCCGATCTGCCGCTGCTCCTACGGGCCCTACGCCCGCGCCATGGTCCGGATCTGCAAGGAAGAGTCCTTCCACCAGCGCCAGGGGTACGAGCTGCTCCTCGCACTCTCCCGCGGCACCGAGGCCCAGCACGCGATGGCCCAGGACGCGGTGGACCGGTGGTGGTGGCCGTCGCTGATGATGTTCGGCCCGCCCGACGACGAGTCGGCGCACTCGGCCCAGTCGATGGCCTGGCGCATCAAGCGCCACTCGAACGACGAGCTGCGCCAGCGGTTCGTGGACATCGCCGTCCCGCAGGCCGAGTCGCTCGGTCTGACCCTGCCCGACCCGGACCTCAAGTGGAACGAGGAGCGCGGCCACCACGACTTCGGCGCCATCGACTGGGCCGAGTTCTGGAACGTGCTCAAGGGCAACGGCCCCTGCAACGAGCAGCGGATCGGCCAGCGGCGCAAGGCCCACGAGGAAGGCGCCTGGGTGCGCGACGCGGCCGCCGCGTATGCGCGCAAGCAGACGGCACAGCAAGTGGCACAGCAGGCGGCGAAGCACGCCGGACAGAACGAGGAGGCACGGGTATGA
- the paaB gene encoding 1,2-phenylacetyl-CoA epoxidase subunit PaaB — translation MTQNWPLWEVFVRSRRGLSHTHAGSLHAPDAEMALRNARDLYTRRNEGISIWVVPSTEITASSPDERDPFFAPSADKPYRHPTFYDIPEGVSHL, via the coding sequence ATGACGCAGAACTGGCCCCTGTGGGAGGTCTTCGTGCGCTCGCGCCGCGGCCTCTCGCACACGCACGCGGGCAGCCTGCACGCCCCCGACGCGGAGATGGCCCTGCGCAACGCCCGCGATCTCTACACCCGGCGCAACGAGGGCATCTCGATCTGGGTGGTGCCCTCCACCGAGATCACCGCCTCCTCGCCGGACGAGCGGGACCCCTTCTTCGCGCCGTCCGCCGACAAGCCGTACCGGCACCCCACCTTCTACGACATCCCGGAGGGGGTGAGCCACCTGTGA
- the paaC gene encoding 1,2-phenylacetyl-CoA epoxidase subunit PaaC, with protein sequence MTSTDTTRLTGAGAAAALALGDDALILSHRLGEWAGHAPVLEEEVALANIALDLLGQARILLSMVGDEDELAYLREERSFRNLQLVEQPNGDFAHTIARQLYFSFYQHEVYGELARGDGPFAPLAAKAVKETAYHRDHAEQWTLRLGDGTEESRSRMRAALDALWKYTGEMFQPVEGQGGLDLPALEERWLTALTGVLDRAGLDLPQGPRTGAWAAGAGRQGLHTESFGRMLAEMQHLHRSHPGASW encoded by the coding sequence GTGACCAGCACCGACACCACGCGCCTCACCGGCGCCGGCGCCGCGGCGGCACTCGCGCTCGGAGACGACGCGCTGATCCTCTCCCACCGCCTCGGCGAATGGGCCGGACACGCCCCCGTCCTGGAGGAAGAGGTCGCCCTCGCCAACATCGCCCTCGACCTGCTCGGCCAGGCCCGGATCCTGCTGTCCATGGTCGGCGACGAGGACGAGCTGGCGTACCTGCGCGAGGAGCGGTCCTTCCGCAACCTCCAGCTGGTCGAGCAGCCGAACGGCGACTTCGCCCACACCATCGCCCGCCAGCTCTACTTCTCCTTCTACCAGCACGAGGTCTACGGAGAGCTCGCCCGCGGGGACGGCCCGTTCGCGCCGCTGGCGGCCAAGGCCGTCAAGGAGACCGCGTACCACCGCGACCACGCCGAGCAGTGGACCCTGCGACTCGGGGACGGCACCGAGGAGAGCCGCAGCCGCATGCGGGCGGCCCTCGACGCGCTGTGGAAGTACACCGGCGAGATGTTCCAGCCGGTGGAGGGCCAGGGCGGCCTGGACCTGCCCGCCCTGGAGGAGCGCTGGCTGACCGCGCTGACCGGCGTGTTGGACCGGGCCGGCCTCGACCTGCCCCAGGGGCCCCGCACCGGCGCCTGGGCGGCTGGGGCCGGACGCCAGGGCCTGCACACCGAGTCCTTCGGCCGGATGCTCGCCGAAATGCAGCACCTGCACCGCAGCCACCCGGGGGCCTCATGGTGA
- the paaD gene encoding 1,2-phenylacetyl-CoA epoxidase subunit PaaD, protein MVTTDAGTTRLEAELAALAGSVPDPELPVLTLGELGVVRGVRMHEDGHAEVTLTPTYTGCPAIEAMSADIERALTGHGIPEVRVTTVLAPAWSTDDISAEGRRKLAEFGIAPPRPHSAGGPIPLTLSVRCPNCGSTDTELLSRFSSTACKALRRCTACREPFDHFKEL, encoded by the coding sequence ATGGTGACCACCGACGCCGGAACGACCCGCCTGGAGGCGGAGCTGGCCGCGCTGGCCGGCTCCGTCCCGGACCCGGAGCTGCCCGTGCTCACCCTCGGTGAGCTCGGTGTGGTGCGCGGGGTGCGGATGCACGAGGACGGCCACGCCGAGGTCACCCTGACCCCGACCTACACCGGCTGCCCGGCCATCGAAGCCATGTCCGCCGACATCGAGCGGGCCCTGACCGGCCACGGCATCCCCGAGGTGCGGGTGACCACCGTGCTGGCCCCCGCCTGGTCGACCGACGACATCAGCGCCGAGGGCCGCCGCAAGCTCGCCGAGTTCGGCATCGCCCCGCCCCGGCCGCACTCGGCCGGCGGACCGATCCCGCTGACCCTTTCGGTGCGGTGCCCGAACTGCGGATCGACCGACACCGAGCTGCTCAGTCGCTTCTCCTCCACCGCGTGCAAGGCGCTGCGCCGCTGCACCGCCTGCCGCGAACCGTTCGACCACTTCAAGGAGCTCTAG